A genome region from Mesorhizobium sp. B2-1-8 includes the following:
- the dnaN gene encoding DNA polymerase III subunit beta, translating to MRVILERSNLLKSLNHVHRVVERRNTIPILSNVLLSAEGASLEMKATDLDLEVTEATPAKVERGGATTVPAHLLYDIVRKLSDGAEVMLKTDEDGNAMTVTSGRSSFRLQCLPQSDFPELSAGSFSHIFRLDSVALKGLIEKTQFAISTEETRYYLNGIYLHTHEVGGKLKLRSVATDGHRLARAEIDAPAGSEGMPGIIIPRKTVSELQKLVDDPDVAVTTELSDTKIRFTIGSVVLTSKLIDGTFPDYQRVIPTGNDKKLILDRQSFAAAVDRVSTISSERGRAVKLSISEGQVTLAVNNPDSGSATEELAADYSSDPIEIGFNAKYLLDVAAQLTGTEAKFMLADAGSPTLIHDMADETALYVLMPMRV from the coding sequence ATGCGTGTTATCCTGGAACGGTCAAATCTCCTGAAGTCGCTCAACCACGTGCACCGCGTGGTCGAACGGCGCAACACCATACCGATCCTGTCCAACGTGCTGCTCAGCGCCGAAGGCGCCAGCCTCGAAATGAAGGCCACCGACCTCGACCTGGAGGTGACGGAAGCGACGCCCGCCAAAGTCGAGCGCGGCGGCGCGACGACGGTGCCCGCGCACCTGCTCTACGACATCGTGCGCAAGCTTTCCGACGGCGCCGAGGTGATGCTGAAGACGGATGAGGACGGCAACGCCATGACGGTGACGTCGGGCCGCTCGAGCTTCCGCCTGCAGTGCCTGCCGCAATCCGACTTTCCCGAGCTTTCGGCCGGATCCTTCTCGCATATCTTCCGTCTCGACTCGGTGGCGCTGAAGGGCCTGATCGAGAAGACGCAGTTCGCCATCTCCACCGAGGAGACGCGCTACTATCTCAACGGCATCTACCTGCACACGCATGAAGTCGGCGGCAAGCTGAAGCTGCGCTCGGTGGCGACCGACGGCCATCGCCTGGCGCGAGCCGAGATCGACGCGCCGGCTGGCTCCGAGGGCATGCCTGGCATCATCATTCCGCGCAAGACGGTGAGCGAACTGCAGAAGCTGGTCGACGATCCGGATGTCGCCGTGACCACCGAACTGTCCGACACCAAGATCCGCTTCACCATCGGCAGCGTCGTCCTGACCTCGAAGCTGATCGACGGCACCTTCCCGGACTATCAGCGGGTCATTCCGACCGGCAACGACAAGAAGCTGATCCTCGACCGCCAGAGCTTCGCGGCCGCGGTCGACCGCGTCTCGACCATCTCTTCCGAACGCGGCCGCGCTGTGAAGCTTTCGATCAGCGAAGGCCAGGTGACGCTTGCCGTCAACAATCCGGATTCGGGCAGCGCAACGGAAGAACTGGCGGCCGACTATTCGTCCGACCCGATCGAGATCGGATTCAACGCGAAATATCTACTCGATGTCGCCGCGCAGCTGACCGGCACGGAAGCCAAATTCATGCTCGCCGATGCGGGTTCGCCAACGCTGATCCACGACATGGCCGACGAGACCGCGCTTTACGTGCTGATGCCGATGCGGGTATAG
- the recF gene encoding DNA replication/repair protein RecF (All proteins in this family for which functions are known are DNA-binding proteins that assist the filamentation of RecA onto DNA for the initiation of recombination or recombinational repair.) yields MPAQTHISKLTLTNFRNYATLAIDVAPGAVVFSGDNGAGKTNLLEAISFLTPGRGLRRAPYGDVAREGGDGGFALHARLDGPDGEVEIGTGISGGDTAESGRRVRINGAAARAEDMLEWLRVVWLTPAMDSLFTGPAADRRRFLDRLVLAIDPGHGQRALDYEKAMRGRNRLLTEGSRDIGWFEAIETQMAETGVAIAAARSEMVRLLAAMIGRLPDTGPFPQADIGLSGDLEAEIAGAPAVDVEERFRRALADGRDRDRAAGRTLEGPHRSDLVVRHRPKAMPAELCSTGEQKALLVGIVLSHARLTGEMSGLTPILLLDEIAAHLDGGRRAALFSILEDLNCQAFMTGTDAALFSSLHGRAQFLTVDHGMVGPTEDP; encoded by the coding sequence TTGCCGGCACAAACCCACATAAGTAAGCTTACGCTTACCAATTTTCGCAATTATGCGACCCTGGCGATAGATGTTGCTCCGGGCGCCGTGGTCTTTTCCGGCGACAATGGTGCCGGCAAGACCAATCTCCTCGAAGCGATCTCCTTTTTGACGCCGGGGCGCGGATTGCGCCGCGCACCTTACGGGGATGTGGCACGTGAGGGTGGCGATGGCGGTTTTGCCCTGCATGCCCGACTCGACGGACCTGACGGCGAGGTCGAGATCGGCACGGGCATCTCCGGGGGCGACACGGCGGAGAGCGGCAGGCGGGTGCGTATAAATGGAGCCGCCGCCCGGGCCGAGGACATGCTGGAATGGCTGCGGGTCGTGTGGCTGACGCCGGCGATGGATTCGTTGTTCACCGGACCGGCCGCGGATCGCCGGCGCTTTCTCGACCGGCTGGTGCTGGCGATCGATCCCGGACACGGCCAGCGTGCGCTCGACTACGAGAAGGCGATGCGTGGCCGTAACCGTTTGCTGACGGAAGGCTCACGAGATATCGGCTGGTTCGAGGCGATAGAGACACAGATGGCGGAGACCGGCGTGGCGATCGCCGCAGCGCGCTCCGAGATGGTGCGGCTGCTGGCCGCCATGATCGGCAGGCTGCCCGACACAGGGCCGTTTCCGCAGGCCGATATCGGCCTTTCGGGTGACCTGGAGGCCGAGATTGCCGGTGCACCGGCGGTCGATGTCGAGGAGCGGTTCCGGCGGGCGCTTGCCGATGGCCGAGACCGTGACCGTGCCGCCGGACGCACCCTCGAAGGGCCGCACCGTTCAGACCTCGTGGTCCGGCACCGGCCCAAGGCGATGCCGGCCGAACTCTGCTCGACCGGCGAACAAAAGGCACTGCTGGTCGGCATCGTGCTGTCGCATGCCCGGCTGACCGGCGAAATGTCCGGCCTGACGCCGATCCTGCTGCTCGACGAGATCGCGGCGCACCTCGATGGCGGTCGGCGCGCGGCACTGTTTTCGATCCTGGAGGACCTGAACTGCCAGGCTTTCATGACGGGAACCGATGCGGCGCTGTTTTCCAGCCTGCATGGCCGCGCGCAGTTCCTGACGGTCGACCACGGCATGGTTGGGCCAACCGAAGACCCCTGA
- the dnaA gene encoding chromosomal replication initiator protein DnaA, which yields MAVSSDAEQKFDRVKAQLKARLGTEVYSSWFGRMKVAEASKGIVRISVPTAFLRSWINGHYHDLISELWKHEDPELLKIEIVVRTATRQGRSQPEPELAPARKMTRQTQTALAAGTVSPGRVERSPVPRPGAPVESEFRHNVLGSPLDPRYTFGSFIEGPSNRVAFAAAKAVAESQSSAVRFNPLFLHATVGLGKTHLLQAIAAESLKQNPKSRVVYLTAEYFMWRFATAIRDNNALTLKEQLRDIDLLIIDDMQFLQGKSIQHEFCHLINMLLDSAKQVVVAADRPPSELESLEPRVRSRLNGGVALEMSAPDFAMRLGMLKLRLATARVDDASLDISEEILNHVARTVTGSGRELEGAFNQLLFRQSFEPQITIDRIDEILGHIYRTGEPKRVRIEDIQRIVARHYNVSKTELLSNRRTRTIVKPRQVAMYLSKVMTPRSLPEIGRRFGGRDHTTVLHAVRKIEDLSGADNTLAQELELLRRLINDQA from the coding sequence ATGGCGGTCTCCAGCGACGCGGAACAGAAGTTCGACCGGGTCAAGGCCCAGTTGAAGGCGCGCCTGGGAACCGAAGTCTATTCAAGCTGGTTCGGCCGCATGAAGGTCGCGGAAGCTTCCAAGGGCATTGTCCGCATCTCCGTGCCCACCGCGTTCCTGCGCTCGTGGATCAACGGCCACTATCACGATCTCATTTCCGAGCTGTGGAAGCACGAGGATCCCGAGCTTCTCAAGATCGAAATCGTCGTGCGCACCGCGACCCGTCAGGGGCGCAGCCAGCCCGAACCGGAATTGGCGCCGGCGCGCAAGATGACGCGGCAGACGCAGACGGCGCTGGCCGCCGGCACCGTCAGCCCAGGCAGGGTCGAGCGGTCTCCCGTGCCGCGTCCGGGTGCGCCGGTCGAGAGCGAGTTCCGCCACAATGTGCTGGGGTCACCGCTTGATCCGCGTTACACGTTCGGCTCCTTCATCGAAGGGCCCTCGAACCGCGTGGCTTTCGCCGCCGCCAAGGCCGTGGCGGAATCTCAATCGAGCGCGGTGCGCTTCAATCCGCTTTTCCTGCATGCCACCGTCGGGCTCGGCAAGACGCATCTCTTGCAGGCCATCGCCGCGGAATCGCTGAAGCAGAATCCGAAGTCGCGCGTCGTCTATCTCACCGCCGAGTATTTCATGTGGCGCTTCGCCACCGCGATCCGCGACAACAATGCATTGACGCTCAAGGAGCAGCTGCGCGACATCGACCTCCTGATCATCGATGACATGCAGTTCCTGCAGGGCAAGTCGATCCAGCACGAATTCTGCCATCTGATCAACATGCTGCTCGACAGCGCCAAGCAGGTCGTCGTCGCGGCCGACCGGCCACCGTCGGAGCTGGAATCGCTCGAACCGCGGGTCCGTTCGCGCCTCAATGGCGGCGTCGCGCTCGAAATGTCGGCACCCGATTTCGCCATGCGGCTCGGCATGCTCAAACTGCGCTTGGCCACAGCCAGGGTCGACGATGCGTCGCTCGACATTTCCGAAGAGATCCTCAACCACGTTGCCCGCACCGTGACGGGCAGCGGACGTGAACTGGAAGGCGCCTTCAACCAACTCTTGTTTCGCCAGTCGTTCGAGCCGCAGATCACCATCGACCGCATCGACGAGATCCTCGGCCACATCTATCGCACGGGCGAACCGAAGCGGGTCCGCATCGAGGACATCCAGCGCATCGTGGCGCGCCACTACAACGTCTCGAAGACGGAACTCTTGTCCAACCGGCGCACGCGCACCATCGTCAAGCCACGACAGGTCGCCATGTACCTGTCCAAGGTGATGACGCCGCGCTCGCTGCCGGAGATCGGGCGGCGCTTCGGCGGCCGCGACCACACGACGGTGCTGCACGCCGTGCGCAAGATCGAGGACCTTTCCGGCGCCGACAACACACTGGCACAGGAACTGGAATTGCTGAGAAGGCTGATCAACGACCAGGCGTGA
- a CDS encoding SH3 domain-containing protein, which yields MSGFASLRLAFSAAFLGAFLYSPLAGAQSAAAPAQSAITLGPSGLPLPRFVSLKSGRVNSRVGPGANYSVDWMYMKAGLPMEIIQEFDTWRRVRDADGSEGWINQSLLSGRRTAIIAPWQRGKGGQVNLLKGPDKDARVVAIVEPGVMGTIKSCDGQWCEMTLDGHTGWLAQSVVWGAYPGERVKD from the coding sequence GTGTCTGGTTTCGCGTCGCTTCGCCTGGCCTTCAGCGCAGCATTTCTCGGCGCTTTCCTCTATTCTCCGCTTGCCGGCGCGCAGAGCGCGGCCGCCCCTGCCCAGAGCGCCATCACGCTCGGACCGAGCGGCCTGCCGCTGCCGCGATTCGTCAGCCTGAAATCCGGCCGCGTCAACTCGCGCGTCGGCCCCGGCGCCAACTATTCGGTCGACTGGATGTATATGAAGGCTGGCCTGCCGATGGAAATCATCCAGGAGTTCGATACGTGGCGGCGTGTGCGCGACGCCGATGGCTCGGAAGGATGGATCAACCAGTCGCTGCTGTCGGGCCGGCGCACGGCGATCATCGCGCCCTGGCAGCGCGGCAAGGGCGGCCAGGTCAATCTTCTGAAAGGTCCCGACAAGGATGCAAGGGTGGTGGCGATCGTCGAACCCGGCGTGATGGGCACGATCAAGTCCTGCGACGGCCAGTGGTGCGAAATGACGCTCGACGGCCACACCGGCTGGCTTGCCCAGTCGGTCGTCTGGGGTGCTTATCCGGGCGAGCGGGTCAAGGACTGA
- a CDS encoding GNAT family N-acetyltransferase, giving the protein MEQCRVSITRIPADFGRWGDVLTLITRAFAFMDGIIDPPSSAHLLTVDALRAKALRETGFLALDGDRIVGCVFALERADGFYFGKLAVAPDLQGQGIGRRLMQAAEDLARSRGKAAIELETRIELTANHAAFARLGFHETERTAHEGYDRPTSITMRKTIS; this is encoded by the coding sequence TTGGAACAATGCCGTGTTTCGATCACCCGGATCCCCGCCGATTTCGGCCGCTGGGGCGATGTGCTTACCCTCATCACGCGTGCCTTCGCCTTCATGGACGGCATCATCGACCCGCCGTCGTCGGCTCACCTGCTCACAGTCGATGCGCTGCGCGCCAAGGCCCTGCGGGAGACAGGCTTTCTGGCACTCGACGGCGACAGGATCGTCGGCTGCGTTTTTGCTCTCGAAAGGGCTGACGGCTTTTATTTCGGCAAGCTCGCCGTCGCCCCGGACCTCCAGGGGCAAGGCATTGGCCGGCGGCTGATGCAAGCGGCCGAGGATCTGGCCCGCAGCCGCGGCAAGGCGGCCATCGAGCTCGAGACTAGGATCGAGCTCACCGCCAACCATGCCGCCTTTGCACGGCTCGGCTTTCATGAGACCGAACGGACGGCGCATGAGGGCTATGACAGGCCGACCTCCATCACCATGCGCAAAACGATCTCGTAA
- the irrA gene encoding iron response transcriptional regulator IrrA yields MDRGCRKENVAVDKRVREAGLRPTRQRIALADLLFAKGDRHLSAEELHEEAQAAGVPVSLATVYNALHQFTQAGLLRILAVEGSKTYFDTNTSDHHHFYIEGENRIFDIANGPVTVSNLPDPPEGMEIANVDIVVRLRPKRPE; encoded by the coding sequence ATGGACCGGGGCTGCCGGAAGGAAAATGTCGCTGTGGACAAGCGGGTACGTGAAGCCGGCCTGAGGCCGACGCGTCAGCGTATCGCGCTGGCCGACCTGCTTTTCGCCAAGGGCGACCGCCATTTGTCGGCTGAGGAACTGCACGAGGAGGCGCAGGCCGCCGGCGTGCCGGTGTCGCTGGCCACCGTCTACAACGCGCTTCACCAGTTTACCCAGGCGGGGCTGCTGCGTATCCTCGCCGTCGAAGGTTCCAAGACCTATTTCGACACCAACACCTCCGACCACCATCATTTCTATATCGAAGGCGAAAACAGGATTTTCGACATCGCCAACGGTCCGGTAACGGTCTCCAATCTGCCGGACCCGCCCGAGGGTATGGAAATAGCCAATGTCGATATCGTGGTGAGGCTCCGTCCCAAGCGTCCGGAATGA
- a CDS encoding 2-hydroxyacid dehydrogenase, whose amino-acid sequence MPGKKKPLVVITRKLPDPVETRMRELFDARLNVEDRPMTQPELVAAVKEADVLVPTVTDQIDAALIAQAGDNLKLIANFGNGVDKIDVTAAAKRGITVTNTPNVLTEDTADMTMALMLAVPRRLAEGASVLTGDKKWAGWSPTWMLGRRIWGKRLGIVGMGRIGTAVARRAKAFGLSIHYHNRHRVLPAVEDGLEATYWESLDQMLARMDIISVNCPSTPATFHLLSARRLALLQPTAYIVNTARGDIIDEEALVKLIQDGKIAGAGLDVYEHEPALNGKLLKLAARNKVVLLPHMGSATLEGRIDMGEKVIINIRAFVDGHRPPDRVLPLRT is encoded by the coding sequence ATGCCAGGCAAAAAGAAGCCTCTCGTAGTCATCACGCGAAAGCTGCCCGACCCGGTCGAGACCCGCATGCGCGAACTGTTCGACGCAAGGCTGAATGTCGAGGACAGGCCGATGACGCAGCCGGAACTGGTCGCAGCGGTCAAGGAAGCCGACGTGCTGGTACCGACCGTGACCGACCAGATCGATGCCGCGCTGATCGCCCAGGCCGGCGACAACCTCAAGCTGATCGCCAATTTCGGCAATGGCGTCGACAAGATCGACGTGACGGCGGCGGCCAAGAGAGGCATCACGGTCACCAACACGCCCAATGTGCTCACCGAAGATACCGCCGACATGACCATGGCGCTGATGCTTGCGGTGCCGCGCCGGTTGGCCGAAGGCGCCAGCGTGCTTACCGGCGACAAGAAATGGGCCGGCTGGTCGCCGACGTGGATGCTTGGCCGGCGCATCTGGGGCAAGCGGCTCGGCATTGTCGGCATGGGCCGCATCGGCACGGCCGTTGCCCGGCGGGCCAAGGCTTTCGGCCTATCCATCCACTATCACAACCGGCATCGCGTGCTGCCGGCGGTCGAGGACGGTCTGGAGGCGACCTATTGGGAGAGTCTCGACCAGATGCTGGCCCGCATGGACATCATCTCGGTCAATTGTCCGTCGACGCCGGCGACCTTCCATCTTCTGTCGGCACGGCGGCTGGCGCTGCTGCAGCCGACCGCTTATATCGTCAACACCGCCCGCGGCGATATCATCGATGAAGAAGCGCTGGTCAAGCTGATCCAGGACGGCAAGATCGCCGGTGCCGGCCTCGACGTCTACGAACACGAGCCGGCCCTGAACGGCAAGCTCTTGAAGCTCGCCGCCAGGAACAAGGTCGTGCTTCTGCCGCATATGGGCTCGGCCACGCTCGAGGGCCGTATCGACATGGGCGAGAAGGTCATCATCAACATCCGCGCCTTCGTCGACGGCCATCGCCCGCCGGACCGCGTGCTGCCACTCAGAACCTGA
- a CDS encoding molybdopterin-synthase adenylyltransferase MoeB, producing the protein MTTALTADEIERYARHIVLPEVGGAGQQKLKQARVLVIGAGGLGAPVLEYLAAAGVGTLGIVDDDTVSLSNLQRQVIHGTDTIGMLKTQSAGAAITRINPNISVETHTFRLTAENAPALVAKYDIVVDGSDNFETRYVVADACAAEGRPLVHAAVGRFDGSVTVLKPFESGSDGKPNPSYRDLFPEAPPPGLVASCAEAGVLGALTGVIGTLQAMEAIKLITGIGEPLIGRLLLYDALAARFETIRYKRR; encoded by the coding sequence ATGACCACTGCGCTCACCGCCGACGAGATCGAACGCTATGCCCGCCACATCGTGCTGCCGGAGGTCGGCGGCGCGGGCCAGCAGAAGCTCAAGCAGGCGCGGGTCCTGGTCATCGGCGCCGGCGGGCTCGGTGCACCGGTGCTTGAATATCTCGCCGCGGCCGGCGTCGGCACGCTCGGCATTGTCGACGACGACACAGTTTCGCTCTCCAACCTGCAACGCCAGGTCATCCATGGCACCGATACGATCGGCATGCTGAAAACCCAGAGCGCCGGGGCGGCGATCACCCGCATCAATCCCAACATATCAGTCGAAACGCACACATTCCGGCTGACCGCGGAGAACGCCCCCGCCCTCGTCGCCAAGTACGACATCGTCGTCGATGGGTCCGACAATTTCGAGACGCGTTATGTGGTGGCCGATGCATGCGCGGCCGAAGGGAGACCGCTGGTGCATGCAGCCGTCGGACGTTTCGACGGCTCGGTGACCGTGCTGAAGCCTTTTGAAAGCGGCAGCGACGGCAAGCCGAACCCGAGCTATCGGGATCTGTTTCCCGAAGCACCGCCGCCGGGCCTGGTGGCGTCCTGTGCCGAGGCCGGGGTGCTGGGCGCATTGACCGGGGTCATCGGCACGTTGCAAGCGATGGAGGCGATCAAGCTGATCACCGGCATAGGCGAGCCGCTGATCGGCCGGCTGCTGCTCTATGATGCGCTGGCCGCGCGCTTCGAGACTATCCGCTACAAGAGACGCTGA
- the fabA gene encoding 3-hydroxyacyl-[acyl-carrier-protein] dehydratase FabA, with product MAGSKSSYDYEELLACARGELFGEGNAQLPYPPMLMFDRITEVSETGGAFDKGFIRAEFDIKPDLWFFACHFIGNPIMPGCLGLDALWQLTGFYLGWLGEPGKGMALSTGEVKFKGMVTPSVKKVEYGVDFKRVMRGRLVLGIADGWMKADGEPIYAATDLKVGLSKQSAVA from the coding sequence ATGGCGGGTTCGAAATCCAGCTACGACTACGAAGAATTGCTGGCCTGCGCCCGCGGCGAGCTGTTCGGAGAGGGCAATGCCCAGTTGCCCTACCCGCCGATGCTGATGTTCGACCGTATCACCGAGGTCAGCGAGACCGGCGGCGCCTTCGACAAGGGTTTCATTCGCGCGGAATTCGATATCAAGCCCGACCTGTGGTTCTTTGCCTGCCATTTCATCGGCAATCCGATCATGCCAGGGTGCCTCGGCCTGGACGCCCTGTGGCAATTGACGGGCTTTTATCTCGGCTGGCTAGGCGAACCCGGCAAGGGAATGGCGCTGTCGACCGGAGAGGTCAAGTTCAAGGGCATGGTCACGCCGTCGGTCAAGAAGGTCGAGTATGGCGTGGATTTCAAGCGTGTGATGCGCGGCCGGCTGGTGCTCGGCATCGCCGATGGCTGGATGAAGGCGGATGGCGAGCCCATATATGCGGCGACAGACCTGAAGGTCGGCCTGTCGAAGCAGTCGGCGGTCGCTTGA
- the fabB gene encoding beta-ketoacyl-ACP synthase I, giving the protein MRRVVVTGLGIVSSIGNNANEVQTSLHDARSGISFSDSFAEHGFRCQVWGAPTLDPTAMIDRRAMRFLSQGAAWNHVAMDQAIADAGLDESDITNERTGIVMGSGGPSTRTIVEAAETTLKNGSPKRIGPFAVPKAMSSTASATLATWFKIHGVNYSISSACSTSAHCIGNGYELIQWGKQDIVFAGGHEDLDWTMSDLFDAMGAMSSKFNDRASTASRAYDANRDGFVIAGGAGVLVLEELEHAKARGAKIYAEIVGYGATSDGYDMVAPSGEGAVRCMRQALATVSTPVDYINTHGTSTPVGDSKEMGAIREVFGEKMPFITSTKSLTGHSLGAAGVQESIYSILMMQGGFIGESAHIETLDPEFEGMPIVRKRIDNAGIDTVLSNSFGFGGTNATLVFQRYSA; this is encoded by the coding sequence ATGAGACGTGTCGTAGTCACAGGCCTCGGCATCGTGTCGTCGATCGGCAACAATGCCAACGAGGTGCAGACCTCGCTGCATGACGCCAGATCCGGCATCAGCTTTTCCGATTCCTTTGCCGAGCATGGCTTCCGCTGCCAAGTCTGGGGCGCGCCGACGCTCGACCCTACCGCCATGATCGACCGCCGCGCGATGCGCTTCCTGAGCCAGGGCGCGGCCTGGAATCACGTCGCCATGGACCAGGCGATCGCGGACGCCGGCCTTGACGAAAGCGACATCACCAACGAGCGCACCGGCATCGTCATGGGTTCGGGCGGCCCCTCCACCCGCACCATCGTCGAGGCGGCCGAAACCACGCTAAAGAACGGCAGCCCCAAGCGCATCGGTCCCTTCGCGGTGCCGAAGGCTATGTCGTCGACCGCGTCGGCGACGCTGGCCACATGGTTCAAGATCCATGGCGTCAACTATTCGATCTCGTCGGCCTGCTCGACCTCGGCGCATTGCATCGGCAACGGCTACGAGTTGATCCAGTGGGGCAAGCAGGACATAGTCTTTGCCGGCGGCCACGAGGATCTCGATTGGACAATGTCGGACCTGTTCGATGCCATGGGCGCCATGTCGTCGAAGTTCAACGACAGGGCCTCGACCGCATCGCGCGCCTATGACGCCAATCGCGACGGCTTCGTCATTGCCGGCGGCGCCGGCGTGCTGGTGCTGGAAGAGCTGGAGCATGCCAAGGCGCGCGGCGCCAAGATCTACGCCGAGATCGTCGGCTATGGCGCGACCTCGGACGGCTACGACATGGTGGCGCCCTCGGGCGAAGGCGCGGTCCGGTGCATGCGCCAGGCGCTGGCGACGGTCTCCACGCCGGTCGACTACATCAACACCCACGGCACCTCGACGCCGGTCGGGGATTCCAAGGAAATGGGCGCGATCCGTGAAGTGTTCGGCGAGAAGATGCCGTTCATCACGTCGACGAAGTCGCTGACCGGCCATTCGCTGGGCGCGGCTGGCGTGCAGGAATCCATCTATTCGATCCTGATGATGCAAGGCGGCTTCATCGGCGAAAGCGCCCATATCGAGACGCTCGATCCGGAATTCGAGGGGATGCCGATCGTGCGCAAGCGCATCGACAACGCAGGGATCGACACTGTCCTGTCGAATTCCTTCGGTTTCGGCGGCACCAACGCAACGCTCGTTTTCCAGCGCTATTCCGCATAG
- the fabI gene encoding enoyl-ACP reductase FabI, translating into MDGLMKGKRGLVMGVANDHSIAWGIARKLSEHGAELAFTYQGEAFGRRVKPLADKLGASLVVPCDVEDSASVAATFETLGKAWGGLDFVVHAIGFSDKNELKGLYADTSRDNFVRTMVISCYSFTEVARNAAPLMTNGGSMITLTYAGAVRVMPNYNVMGVAKAGLEASVRYLANDYGPRGIRVNGISAGPVRTLAGAGISDARHMFSYQQRNSPLRRTVTIDEVGGSSLYLLSDLASGVTGEIHYVDSGYHIVSMPTLDELKQTDGGRD; encoded by the coding sequence ATGGACGGATTGATGAAAGGCAAGCGCGGGCTTGTCATGGGTGTCGCCAACGATCATTCGATCGCCTGGGGCATCGCCCGGAAATTGTCCGAACATGGGGCGGAACTCGCCTTCACCTACCAGGGCGAGGCTTTCGGTCGCCGCGTCAAGCCGCTCGCCGACAAGCTTGGCGCTTCGCTGGTCGTTCCTTGCGACGTCGAGGACAGCGCTTCGGTCGCAGCCACGTTCGAGACGCTTGGCAAGGCCTGGGGCGGCCTGGACTTTGTCGTCCATGCCATCGGTTTCTCAGACAAGAACGAGTTGAAGGGCCTCTACGCCGACACCAGCCGGGACAATTTCGTCCGCACCATGGTGATCTCCTGCTATTCATTCACCGAGGTGGCCCGCAATGCCGCGCCGCTGATGACCAATGGCGGCTCGATGATCACGCTGACCTATGCCGGCGCGGTCCGCGTCATGCCGAACTACAATGTCATGGGCGTCGCCAAGGCTGGGCTCGAGGCCAGCGTGCGCTACCTCGCCAACGACTACGGTCCGCGCGGCATCCGCGTCAACGGCATCTCGGCCGGTCCGGTGCGCACACTGGCCGGCGCCGGCATTTCGGACGCCCGTCACATGTTCTCCTACCAGCAGCGAAACTCGCCATTGCGCCGGACCGTGACGATCGACGAGGTCGGCGGCTCCTCGCTCTATCTCCTGTCCGACCTTGCTTCCGGTGTCACCGGCGAAATCCACTATGTCGATTCCGGCTACCATATCGTCTCGATGCCGACGCTCGACGAGTTGAAGCAGACGGATGGCGGGCGCGACTGA
- a CDS encoding DUF4260 domain-containing protein encodes MKSLDWIVRLEWAVVAVAAIVFYGATGVSWWFFALLILAPDLSMLGYLGGPRIGAIAYNALHILIVPVLLLLAGHLAGSAVGSAIALIWIAHIAIDRALGYGLKLSTGFQDTHLGPIGRKRETFSP; translated from the coding sequence ATGAAGTCCCTCGATTGGATAGTCCGGCTCGAATGGGCCGTCGTGGCGGTTGCCGCAATCGTCTTCTATGGCGCGACAGGCGTCTCCTGGTGGTTCTTCGCATTGCTCATCCTGGCACCGGACCTGTCGATGCTGGGTTATCTCGGTGGCCCGCGCATCGGCGCCATTGCCTACAACGCCTTGCACATTCTGATCGTACCTGTGCTTCTGCTGCTTGCCGGGCATCTCGCCGGCAGTGCGGTCGGCAGCGCCATCGCACTGATCTGGATCGCCCATATCGCAATCGACCGTGCACTCGGCTACGGCCTGAAGCTGTCGACAGGGTTTCAGGACACCCATCTTGGCCCCATCGGGCGCAAACGCGAAACGTTCAGTCCTTGA